One genomic segment of Streptomyces liangshanensis includes these proteins:
- a CDS encoding TetR/AcrR family transcriptional regulator encodes MYEDTVPPRQRRTDARRNRVKVLTAATDLYAARGLEVSLNEIARHAKVGIATLQRNFPQREDLVAEVFAPRVREYADAAEAAAENPDPWAAFRGYVELVCRMQCEDRGFAAVLNTSFPASAELEAERRRALRGFTRLVRRAKEAGVLRGDFSPHDLPLFLLANAGVVIGTGSNAAKASRRLTAFFLQSCALVDSEPLPAGPPARSLLRTLDPPLPPTPQ; translated from the coding sequence TTGTACGAGGACACCGTTCCGCCCCGGCAGCGCCGTACGGACGCGCGACGGAACCGCGTGAAAGTGCTCACCGCGGCGACGGACCTGTACGCCGCGCGCGGTCTGGAGGTGTCGCTCAACGAGATCGCGCGGCACGCGAAGGTGGGGATCGCGACCCTTCAGCGCAACTTTCCCCAGCGGGAAGACCTGGTGGCCGAGGTATTCGCTCCCCGGGTACGCGAGTACGCGGACGCGGCGGAAGCGGCGGCGGAGAACCCGGATCCCTGGGCGGCGTTCCGCGGCTACGTGGAGCTCGTGTGCCGGATGCAGTGTGAGGACCGGGGTTTCGCGGCCGTACTGAACACGAGCTTTCCGGCCTCGGCGGAACTGGAAGCCGAACGGCGGCGCGCCCTGCGGGGATTCACGCGCCTGGTCCGTCGCGCGAAGGAGGCCGGAGTCCTGCGCGGGGACTTCTCCCCGCACGACCTGCCGTTGTTCCTGCTCGCCAACGCGGGGGTGGTCATCGGAACCGGCTCCAACGCGGCGAAGGCGTCACGCCGCCTGACCGCCTTCTTCCTCCAGTCCTGCGCGCTGGTCGACAGCGAACCGCTGCCGGCGGGGCCACCCGCCCGCAGTCTGCTGCGGACACTGGACCCACCCCTCCCACCCACCCCTCAGTGA
- a CDS encoding MMPL family transporter, which yields MLTAFAVAVHRRAKLVLVLAAVAVVAMGVLGAGAFAQLKGGGFDAEGAPSTRAGQIVDDTFGGPPNLVLLVQARTGSVDAAGPEASGTALAEKLAAEPGVHKVTSYWQSHSSALRSKDGTSAEIVANVDQEDTALIDHLTTTYARDNAEVTVEAGGGAVVNRTVTSQVRKDLARAELIAIPLTLLLLVLAFGGFVAAMLPLAVGLVAILGTFAELAVLGRFLDVSVFGINLTTALGLALGVDYALLMVARYRELAARGADPRTAVVTTVRTAGRTILFSAATVIAALSALLVFPLYFLRSFAYAGIGVVAVAAVAALVLVPALLTVLGHRVEAGRLPWSKGRPSGGEAPFWGRLAGAVMRRPLVALAPLALLLVMAGPLTHAVFGTPDQGVLPPSSQARQTSDQLRTDFAGDQATSMQVVVKGDPGALPDELKNLPHVVHVTGAEKDGTHLLTVYSDLDGHSTAAQDLVGDIRALPAPHASSVLVTGDAAKLVDTKHAIGVRLPYAAGLVGLTTLIVLFLFTGSVAQPIRALILNLLGISASIGTMVWVFQDGHFASWLGFTPRPMDTAMTVALFCIAFGLSMDYEVFLTSRIKELHDAGAGPVDSVTQGLSRTGRIVSTAAGLLAVSFFAFGTASVSFLQMFGIGCGLAILMDALLIRGILVPAAMRLLGRHAWSAPRPLRRLHDRIGLSDTDSGTEPPRKELTVVGGSAG from the coding sequence GTGCTCACCGCATTCGCTGTCGCAGTTCATCGCAGGGCAAAACTGGTACTTGTCCTGGCCGCGGTCGCCGTGGTCGCCATGGGCGTCCTGGGGGCAGGCGCGTTCGCCCAGTTGAAGGGGGGTGGTTTTGACGCCGAAGGCGCTCCTTCCACCCGGGCGGGACAGATCGTCGACGACACCTTCGGCGGCCCGCCCAATCTGGTTCTCCTGGTCCAGGCGCGCACCGGATCGGTGGACGCGGCCGGCCCCGAGGCGTCGGGGACCGCGCTGGCCGAGAAGCTGGCCGCGGAACCCGGCGTACACAAGGTCACGTCGTACTGGCAGTCCCACAGTTCCGCCCTCAGGTCGAAGGACGGCACGTCCGCGGAGATCGTCGCCAACGTGGACCAGGAGGACACCGCGTTGATCGACCACCTCACCACCACCTACGCGCGCGACAACGCCGAGGTCACCGTGGAGGCCGGCGGCGGGGCCGTCGTCAATCGCACGGTCACCTCGCAGGTGAGGAAGGACCTCGCCCGGGCGGAGTTGATCGCGATTCCCCTGACCCTGCTCCTGCTCGTCCTGGCCTTCGGTGGCTTCGTCGCGGCCATGCTGCCGCTCGCCGTAGGGCTGGTGGCGATTCTCGGTACCTTCGCGGAGCTCGCGGTACTCGGGCGGTTCCTCGACGTGTCGGTCTTCGGCATCAACCTGACCACCGCGCTCGGTCTCGCCCTGGGCGTCGACTACGCGCTGCTGATGGTGGCCCGCTACCGCGAACTGGCCGCGCGGGGCGCCGATCCCCGTACCGCCGTGGTGACCACCGTACGTACCGCCGGCCGGACCATCCTCTTCTCCGCGGCCACGGTCATCGCCGCGCTGTCCGCCCTGCTGGTCTTCCCGCTGTACTTCCTGCGCTCGTTCGCCTACGCGGGCATCGGCGTGGTCGCCGTGGCCGCGGTGGCGGCCCTGGTCCTGGTGCCCGCGTTGCTGACCGTGCTGGGCCACCGCGTCGAGGCGGGGCGGCTGCCGTGGTCCAAGGGCAGGCCCAGTGGCGGCGAGGCGCCGTTCTGGGGTCGGCTCGCCGGTGCGGTCATGCGCCGGCCCCTGGTGGCGCTCGCACCGCTGGCGCTGCTGCTGGTCATGGCCGGCCCCCTGACCCACGCCGTCTTCGGCACACCCGACCAAGGGGTGCTGCCCCCGTCGAGCCAGGCACGGCAGACCTCCGACCAGCTGCGCACCGACTTCGCCGGCGACCAGGCCACCTCGATGCAGGTGGTCGTCAAGGGTGATCCCGGCGCGCTGCCGGACGAACTGAAGAACCTGCCGCACGTCGTCCATGTCACCGGCGCCGAGAAGGACGGCACCCATCTCCTCACCGTGTACAGCGACCTGGACGGCCATTCGACAGCCGCGCAGGACCTGGTCGGCGACATCCGCGCCCTGCCCGCCCCGCACGCGTCGAGCGTGCTCGTCACCGGTGACGCCGCCAAACTGGTCGACACCAAACACGCCATCGGCGTACGACTCCCCTACGCCGCCGGCCTGGTGGGTCTGACCACCCTGATCGTGCTCTTCCTGTTCACCGGCAGCGTCGCCCAGCCCATCCGCGCGCTGATCCTCAACCTCCTGGGCATCTCGGCCTCCATCGGCACCATGGTGTGGGTCTTCCAGGACGGCCACTTCGCCTCCTGGCTCGGCTTCACCCCCCGCCCCATGGACACCGCGATGACCGTGGCCCTGTTCTGCATCGCCTTCGGACTCTCCATGGACTACGAGGTGTTCCTCACCAGCCGTATCAAGGAACTCCACGACGCCGGCGCCGGGCCCGTCGACTCCGTCACCCAGGGACTCTCCCGCACGGGCCGGATCGTCTCCACCGCCGCCGGACTCCTCGCCGTCAGCTTCTTCGCCTTCGGCACCGCCTCGGTGAGCTTCCTCCAGATGTTCGGCATCGGCTGCGGACTCGCCATCCTCATGGACGCCCTCCTCATCCGCGGCATCCTCGTCCCCGCCGCCATGCGGCTCCTCGGCCGCCACGCCTGGTCCGCGCCGCGCCCCCTGCGCCGCCTGCACGACCGGATCGGCCTGTCCGACACCGACAGCGGCACCGAGCCCCCGCGCAAGGAGCTCACCGTCGTCGGCGGATCCGCCGGCTGA
- a CDS encoding hemerythrin domain-containing protein — protein MTTQAGESMADVRDMYTAHVMLRREFRLLPGLVRGVPPGDIKRAKIVATHAEKICLVLHLHHEGEDLVLWPLLLERGGEQTSAIVPTMEEQHHGIETALRDVTELLAAWKESARGGELLAASCETLSARLQEHMAMEEERILPLVEEHVTAAEWAQLGEHGLNGTPKQDLPLVLGMVMYEGDPLVLKEILSKAPLAARLVMPFVGPRVYARHARRVYGTPTPPRVGDGHIEPGPGLTSA, from the coding sequence GTGACAACCCAAGCCGGCGAGAGCATGGCGGACGTCCGCGACATGTACACAGCGCACGTGATGCTGCGTCGCGAGTTCCGTCTCCTGCCCGGACTCGTCCGAGGCGTACCCCCGGGCGACATCAAGCGCGCCAAGATCGTCGCGACCCACGCCGAGAAGATCTGCCTCGTGCTGCATCTGCACCACGAGGGCGAGGACCTCGTCCTGTGGCCACTCCTCCTGGAGCGCGGCGGCGAGCAGACCTCGGCCATCGTGCCCACCATGGAGGAGCAGCACCACGGGATCGAGACGGCGCTCCGCGACGTGACCGAGCTGCTGGCCGCCTGGAAGGAGAGCGCCCGGGGCGGCGAGCTGCTCGCCGCGTCCTGCGAAACGCTGAGCGCCCGCCTCCAGGAGCACATGGCCATGGAGGAGGAGAGAATCCTTCCCTTGGTCGAGGAGCACGTCACCGCCGCGGAATGGGCCCAGCTCGGAGAGCACGGCCTGAACGGCACCCCCAAGCAGGACCTGCCGCTCGTGCTCGGCATGGTGATGTACGAGGGCGACCCGCTGGTGTTGAAGGAGATTCTCTCCAAGGCTCCCCTCGCCGCCCGCCTGGTGATGCCGTTCGTGGGTCCGCGCGTCTACGCCCGCCACGCCAGGCGTGTGTACGGCACGCCCACCCCACCGCGCGTCGGCGACGGACACATCGAACCCGGCCCCGGCTTGACATCCGCTTGA
- a CDS encoding alpha/beta fold hydrolase, whose amino-acid sequence MRKLPSLLLALLVVAVSGVTHRTASPAQAPAQRRTAAEASLSVLSSDRPTTVVNPRQQDVTYTDYTFRDGETLARLRLHYALLGTPHVNRHGTVDNAVLLLHWTGAAGQNLLTPEFQDALFAPGAPFDITRYFVIIPDAVGHGGSSKPSDGLRAGFPHYGYQDMVDLQHKLVTETLGIPHLRAVVGMSMGCMNAWQWAEAYPDAMDGIMPVACFPAPVSGRNLLWRRVIIDGVKSDPAYENGNYRQQPPSAAVAFNVAQMMINGVPNLQAQITSPQAADQYIQAVKSQTAGQDANDLLYAFEASADFDAEPRLGDIRAKVFALNFADDEFYPDSLRILERDSAEVRNAKVVIRPASADSVGHLSMSRPGLWKDQAARFLLWLNTA is encoded by the coding sequence ATGAGGAAGCTCCCCAGCCTCCTACTGGCCCTCCTCGTCGTGGCGGTGAGTGGTGTCACTCACCGCACGGCGAGTCCGGCGCAGGCCCCCGCTCAACGGCGGACCGCCGCCGAGGCATCCCTGAGCGTGCTGTCCTCCGACCGACCGACCACCGTGGTCAACCCCCGCCAGCAAGACGTCACTTACACCGACTACACGTTCCGCGACGGCGAGACGCTCGCCCGGTTGCGCCTCCACTACGCCCTGCTCGGCACCCCGCACGTGAACCGGCACGGAACCGTCGACAACGCGGTTCTCCTCCTGCACTGGACGGGGGCCGCCGGCCAGAACCTCTTGACCCCGGAATTCCAGGACGCCCTCTTCGCCCCGGGTGCCCCCTTCGACATCACCCGCTACTTCGTGATCATTCCGGACGCCGTCGGGCACGGCGGGTCGAGCAAGCCCAGCGACGGCCTGAGGGCCGGCTTCCCGCACTACGGGTACCAGGACATGGTCGATCTCCAGCACAAGCTGGTCACGGAGACGCTCGGCATCCCCCACCTGCGTGCCGTGGTGGGAATGTCCATGGGATGCATGAACGCCTGGCAGTGGGCCGAGGCGTACCCCGACGCGATGGACGGGATCATGCCGGTGGCGTGCTTTCCGGCGCCGGTCAGCGGCCGCAACCTGCTGTGGCGCCGGGTGATCATCGACGGCGTCAAGTCCGATCCGGCCTACGAGAACGGGAACTACCGGCAGCAGCCGCCCTCCGCGGCCGTGGCGTTCAACGTGGCCCAGATGATGATCAACGGGGTGCCCAACCTCCAGGCGCAGATCACCTCGCCCCAGGCCGCGGACCAGTACATACAGGCCGTGAAGTCGCAGACCGCGGGCCAGGACGCGAACGACCTCCTCTACGCCTTCGAGGCGTCGGCGGACTTCGACGCCGAACCACGCCTGGGAGACATCCGGGCCAAGGTCTTCGCCCTCAACTTCGCGGACGACGAGTTCTACCCCGACAGCCTGCGGATCCTGGAGCGCGACAGTGCCGAGGTGCGGAACGCGAAGGTCGTGATCCGTCCGGCCTCCGCCGACTCGGTCGGGCACCTCTCCATGAGCCGCCCCGGCCTCTGGAAGGACCAGGCCGCGCGTTTCCTGCTCTGGCTGAACACGGCCTGA
- a CDS encoding MarR family winged helix-turn-helix transcriptional regulator, which yields MGESSVREIVHDCLAVRVRLIGRAVTSLYDGALDRHGVTIAQVNLLAALGAAGPCPPSKLGDVLQLERSTVSRNLKLLLHHGWVEIVSSDAKGIREIELTPAGRAKIESVMPEWRQAQREAARILGATGVTALQGIASGMGYPPGA from the coding sequence ATGGGAGAGTCCTCCGTCAGAGAGATCGTGCATGACTGTCTGGCCGTGCGGGTCCGGCTGATCGGGCGCGCCGTCACCAGTCTCTACGACGGCGCGCTCGACCGCCACGGAGTGACCATCGCCCAGGTCAACCTTCTGGCCGCCCTGGGCGCGGCGGGCCCGTGCCCTCCCTCGAAGCTGGGCGACGTGCTCCAACTGGAGAGATCGACGGTCAGCCGGAACCTGAAACTGCTGCTGCATCACGGCTGGGTCGAGATCGTGTCGTCCGACGCCAAAGGGATACGGGAGATCGAGCTGACCCCCGCCGGCCGGGCCAAGATCGAGTCGGTGATGCCCGAGTGGCGGCAGGCCCAGCGAGAGGCCGCACGGATCCTGGGGGCGACAGGCGTCACCGCGCTCCAGGGGATCGCGAGCGGCATGGGCTATCCGCCGGGCGCGTAG
- a CDS encoding MBL fold metallo-hydrolase, with translation MTPHSSSAPSSRPPNPDLSPPGITRNLTAEAMMTAARWPNATPQLVLALSGVLTASRRFGEAYHFFHELAGQRPDQPLLAAVAGSFRARLPGRIGEAVNTLDTAVAALPGLPNYFRGLVLAELPPEAGRTGDAVADLERVLALGDAFPIGPRRGAYRALARAYELLGRTEDAAAARRKAGLDAQPDLPPLSTDYWVNERDGFRFAPRRFRELAEGVHVTQGFGFGEIGFVVTDSSLVVIDAGGTNEQARAALRAMREISDLPVSHVILTHGHWDHIGGVDELRGPGVEVIAQAGFAAEVEAQNAGFVPWTRFLPAGAGHRHDVVPDRLIGEPESLTVGGVDIRLLPVHGGETDDALLVHLPGRDVVFVGDILMPHLGAPFFAEGSAEGLLDTLRLLDDLGPALLVHGHAPLTAAFTPVALAGLRPALEDLYRVVRGDITAGRTVHDILDRNHMPDVLRSHPASVLPYILLRDNVVRRVQRQHTGYWQPDLDSVDPVSPKEWTAVLELLSGGKADVYTDTIETLLERDDLAPALRVADAALQSHPGSATLAELRRRTLLRLVERHQQTAPFKFVVYSELADLSVPEMTG, from the coding sequence ATGACCCCCCACTCCTCCAGCGCTCCGTCGAGCCGACCGCCGAATCCGGACCTCTCCCCACCGGGGATCACCCGGAACCTGACCGCCGAGGCGATGATGACGGCGGCCCGTTGGCCGAACGCGACTCCGCAGCTCGTTCTGGCGCTGTCCGGCGTGCTCACGGCGAGCCGCCGATTCGGCGAGGCGTACCACTTCTTCCACGAACTGGCCGGGCAGCGTCCCGACCAGCCCCTTCTCGCGGCCGTGGCCGGTTCGTTCCGCGCGAGGCTGCCCGGCCGGATCGGGGAAGCCGTGAACACGCTGGACACGGCGGTCGCGGCCCTGCCCGGTCTGCCGAACTACTTCCGCGGCCTGGTGCTCGCCGAGCTGCCGCCGGAGGCCGGCCGTACCGGTGACGCCGTCGCCGATCTGGAGCGCGTCCTCGCCCTCGGCGACGCCTTTCCGATCGGTCCGCGGCGCGGGGCGTACCGTGCGCTGGCCAGGGCGTACGAGCTGCTCGGCCGCACCGAGGACGCCGCGGCGGCGCGCCGGAAGGCGGGCCTCGACGCCCAGCCGGACCTGCCGCCGCTGAGCACCGACTACTGGGTCAACGAGCGGGACGGGTTCCGGTTCGCGCCGCGGCGGTTCCGTGAACTGGCGGAGGGCGTCCACGTCACCCAGGGCTTCGGGTTCGGCGAGATCGGGTTCGTCGTGACCGACTCCTCGCTGGTCGTCATCGACGCCGGTGGTACGAACGAGCAGGCACGCGCGGCGCTTCGGGCGATGCGCGAGATCTCCGACCTGCCCGTCAGCCACGTGATCCTCACTCACGGCCACTGGGACCACATCGGGGGCGTGGACGAACTCCGCGGACCCGGTGTCGAGGTGATCGCCCAGGCCGGATTCGCCGCCGAGGTCGAGGCGCAGAACGCCGGGTTCGTCCCCTGGACCAGGTTCCTGCCCGCGGGCGCCGGACACCGGCACGACGTCGTGCCCGACCGGCTGATCGGCGAACCGGAGTCCTTGACGGTCGGCGGTGTCGACATACGCCTGCTCCCGGTGCACGGCGGGGAGACGGACGACGCGCTGCTCGTCCACCTGCCGGGACGCGACGTCGTGTTCGTCGGCGACATCCTGATGCCCCACCTGGGTGCTCCCTTCTTCGCCGAAGGATCGGCCGAGGGCCTGCTCGACACCCTCCGTCTGCTCGACGACCTCGGACCCGCCCTGCTCGTCCACGGGCACGCGCCACTGACCGCGGCCTTCACCCCGGTCGCGCTGGCCGGGCTGCGCCCCGCACTGGAAGACCTGTACCGGGTCGTCCGCGGCGACATCACCGCGGGACGTACGGTGCACGACATCCTCGACCGCAACCACATGCCCGACGTCCTGCGCTCCCACCCGGCCTCGGTGCTTCCGTACATCCTGTTGCGCGACAACGTCGTCCGGCGTGTCCAACGCCAGCACACCGGCTACTGGCAGCCCGATCTCGACAGCGTCGACCCGGTCTCGCCGAAGGAGTGGACCGCCGTCCTGGAGTTGCTCAGCGGCGGGAAGGCGGACGTCTACACCGACACGATCGAAACGCTGCTCGAACGGGACGACCTGGCGCCGGCGCTGAGGGTGGCCGACGCCGCTCTCCAAAGCCACCCCGGCAGCGCGACGTTGGCCGAGCTCCGGCGTCGGACGCTGCTGCGGCTGGTCGAACGCCACCAGCAGACGGCCCCGTTCAAGTTCGTCGTCTACTCCGAGCTGGCGGATCTCTCCGTTCCCGAAATGACCGGCTGA
- a CDS encoding SDR family NAD(P)-dependent oxidoreductase produces the protein MIVFFENKVVLITGASRGIGRAVALAFAREGAQLVLAARSAPRLDQVETEARTLGSQVLSVPTDVTSESDVAALVEAATRRFGRIDVLVNNAGIGKVGEIESEEFPDKVHQTLQASLFGMISVTRHVLPVFRQQGSGAIVNMSSVMGRKAFSRFGSYAIVMHAVSAFSDSLRQEVKGGGIGVSVIYPALTATDLLRDAEADEMPPPFRHMTPLTPEGVARAVVSAVRHGKRRVVLPRMANMLLLGEAFSPRIGDFIASALAQRPVTTFLGMSRGQTYHETLASRRST, from the coding sequence GTGATCGTGTTCTTCGAGAACAAGGTGGTACTGATCACGGGGGCATCGCGGGGAATCGGCAGAGCCGTCGCTCTGGCGTTCGCCCGGGAAGGAGCGCAACTCGTTCTCGCGGCGCGCTCGGCCCCACGGCTCGACCAGGTGGAGACCGAGGCGCGCACACTGGGCTCGCAAGTGCTGTCGGTGCCGACCGACGTGACCTCCGAGAGTGACGTGGCGGCCCTGGTGGAAGCCGCGACCCGTCGATTCGGGAGAATCGACGTCCTGGTGAACAACGCCGGAATCGGAAAGGTCGGCGAGATCGAATCCGAGGAATTCCCGGACAAGGTCCACCAGACGCTCCAGGCGAGCCTTTTCGGAATGATCAGCGTGACGCGACACGTACTGCCGGTCTTCCGGCAGCAGGGGTCGGGCGCGATTGTCAACATGTCGTCCGTGATGGGACGCAAGGCGTTCTCCCGCTTCGGCTCCTACGCGATCGTGATGCACGCCGTCTCCGCCTTCTCGGACAGCCTCCGCCAGGAGGTCAAGGGCGGCGGGATCGGCGTCTCGGTGATCTATCCGGCCCTTACCGCCACGGACCTGCTGCGCGACGCGGAGGCCGACGAGATGCCTCCGCCGTTCCGGCACATGACCCCGCTGACGCCGGAGGGCGTCGCGCGGGCCGTGGTGTCCGCGGTGCGACATGGCAAGCGCCGCGTGGTGCTGCCACGGATGGCGAACATGCTTCTCCTGGGAGAGGCGTTCTCACCCCGTATCGGTGACTTCATCGCGAGCGCGCTCGCGCAGCGGCCCGTCACCACATTCCTCGGGATGAGCCGGGGACAGACCTACCACGAAACGCTCGCGAGTCGGCGAAGCACGTAG
- a CDS encoding LLM class flavin-dependent oxidoreductase, whose translation MNAPLPATDVGIASLTDIQSPTVDGRNVTTGERHRRLVVLGETAERLGLDHIGIGEHHSPDFAVSSPAVVLAAIAARTSTIRLTSSVSTLSTLDPVRLYEDFATLDLVSAGRAEVTVGRSAYPDPFRLFGVPMEKYDAVFEEKLELFLRVRGTAHVTWRGRFRSGLDAAAVVPRAQQDPLPVWVGVGGTPESAERAGRLGLPMMLGYIGGPAERLAYLAARYRAAGEEAGTTDRLRLGLGVHFFATDSAANARDTYPYYREFLRPKSPNGGGFTVLPEQFEAGLGPHGHLLVGTPEHITEKALRLHEAIRFDRLQALVDWGGLPEDAVGSSLEHLGRTIAPALRDASHHAAPA comes from the coding sequence ATGAACGCACCACTCCCCGCCACGGACGTCGGGATCGCGTCCCTCACCGACATCCAGTCCCCGACGGTCGACGGGAGGAACGTGACCACCGGGGAACGGCACCGCCGGCTCGTCGTCCTCGGGGAGACCGCCGAGCGGCTCGGTCTGGACCACATAGGAATCGGCGAGCACCACAGTCCCGACTTCGCGGTCTCCTCTCCCGCGGTGGTGCTGGCCGCGATCGCGGCCCGTACCTCGACCATCCGGCTCACCAGTTCGGTCAGCACGCTGAGCACCCTCGATCCGGTACGGCTCTACGAAGACTTCGCCACGCTGGATCTCGTCAGCGCCGGCCGCGCGGAGGTCACGGTGGGCCGCAGCGCCTATCCCGACCCGTTCCGGCTGTTCGGGGTGCCCATGGAGAAGTACGACGCCGTGTTCGAGGAGAAGCTGGAGCTCTTCCTGCGCGTCCGCGGCACCGCGCACGTCACCTGGCGCGGACGCTTCCGCAGCGGGCTCGACGCCGCCGCGGTCGTCCCTCGCGCCCAGCAGGATCCCCTGCCGGTCTGGGTCGGCGTCGGGGGTACTCCCGAGAGCGCCGAGCGGGCCGGACGGCTGGGACTGCCCATGATGCTCGGATACATCGGCGGGCCCGCCGAACGCCTCGCGTACCTCGCCGCGCGCTACCGGGCCGCCGGCGAGGAGGCGGGGACCACCGACCGGCTCCGCCTCGGCCTCGGTGTCCACTTCTTCGCCACGGACAGCGCCGCGAACGCCCGTGACACGTACCCCTACTACCGGGAGTTCCTGCGGCCCAAGAGTCCGAATGGTGGCGGCTTCACCGTACTGCCGGAGCAGTTCGAGGCCGGTCTGGGACCGCACGGACACCTCCTGGTCGGGACCCCCGAGCACATCACCGAGAAGGCGCTCCGCCTCCACGAAGCGATCCGGTTCGATCGTCTCCAAGCCCTGGTCGACTGGGGTGGCCTGCCGGAAGACGCGGTCGGCTCCTCCCTGGAGCACCTGGGCCGGACCATCGCTCCGGCGCTACGGGACGCGTCCCACCACGCCGCTCCGGCATAG